One bacterium genomic region harbors:
- a CDS encoding DNA translocase FtsK → MKEKQRNDLIGVLLLAFSILIFLSLKSYDSADIAFNISTPNSPAHNYIGITGAYIGFGLFLALGFAAYFVPLISFISSINKFRQKPSQNLYVKILGIVLLLCGGASLFALINVPSLKIFLLTSRFKAGGILGVFLAEQLKMYLQQTGAYIVTVTVFISGFLLCTEFSLSVFSSFIVHKFSKKDLIINKNVTRKIRTTGLKQVQTEDVSENQSVSKETVASVQPDVFQLPPLTLLELPSESEMASDDAGMLDSNSEILEHTLHDFGIEAKVTQINQGPVITSYELQPAPGVKVHNIVSLANDIALNLKAQSVRIVAPIPGKDVVGIEIPNKKRQPVYLREVLESKAFRDIKSKLALAFGKDIQGECLVADIEDMPHILIAGTTGSGKSVCINSLIMSMLYNAYPTEVQFLMIDPKMVELAAFSDIPQLITPIVTDAKKAANALKWIVGEMEDRYQKLAKAGVRNIIGYNKIVSESNGSQEHMENMPYIVVIIDELADLMSVARRDVEDSITRLAQLSRAAGIHIILATQRPSVDVITGVIKANFPCRLSFQVSSKVDSRTVLDMNGAEVLLGKGDMLFLPAGLPKPVRAQACFVSDKEISRTVNFLKKQAGPSYRKEILEEPRVENGQEELFEKDELFEDAVKVVLDTRQASSSVLQRRLRIGYARAARLIDMMEAEDIVGHLKGSKGREILIDSYESEE, encoded by the coding sequence TTGAAAGAAAAACAGAGAAATGACTTAATTGGAGTCCTGCTTCTTGCCTTTAGCATTCTTATATTTCTTAGCTTAAAATCCTATGATTCAGCTGATATCGCATTTAATATATCAACTCCTAATAGTCCTGCGCACAATTATATTGGTATAACCGGGGCATATATTGGGTTTGGGCTTTTTCTCGCTCTGGGATTTGCAGCCTATTTTGTCCCTCTTATAAGCTTTATTTCAAGTATCAATAAATTCAGACAGAAACCGTCACAGAATCTATATGTGAAAATACTGGGAATAGTTTTGCTTCTATGTGGAGGAGCATCTTTATTTGCACTGATCAATGTGCCGTCATTAAAAATTTTTCTTTTGACAAGCAGGTTTAAAGCAGGCGGCATATTAGGGGTTTTTTTGGCGGAACAGCTGAAAATGTATCTGCAGCAAACAGGAGCTTATATTGTAACAGTAACAGTGTTTATTTCAGGTTTTCTATTATGTACAGAGTTTTCTCTCTCTGTTTTTAGTTCATTTATTGTCCACAAATTCTCAAAAAAGGACTTAATTATTAATAAAAATGTTACAAGAAAGATTAGAACTACAGGACTAAAACAAGTTCAAACAGAAGATGTTTCAGAAAACCAGTCTGTATCTAAAGAAACTGTTGCTTCAGTTCAGCCTGATGTATTTCAGTTACCGCCATTAACACTATTAGAATTACCTTCAGAGTCTGAGATGGCGAGCGATGATGCAGGCATGTTAGATTCAAACTCTGAAATACTGGAACATACACTTCATGATTTTGGCATAGAGGCAAAGGTTACTCAGATCAATCAAGGGCCTGTTATTACGAGTTATGAACTGCAACCTGCGCCCGGCGTAAAGGTGCATAATATTGTTTCCCTTGCAAATGACATAGCCTTGAATCTCAAAGCACAAAGCGTACGTATTGTTGCACCAATTCCTGGAAAGGATGTTGTAGGGATTGAAATCCCAAATAAGAAGAGGCAGCCTGTGTATCTGAGAGAAGTACTGGAATCAAAAGCTTTTAGGGATATTAAGTCAAAACTTGCACTAGCCTTTGGAAAGGATATTCAGGGAGAATGCCTGGTTGCAGATATTGAAGATATGCCTCATATTTTAATTGCAGGAACTACCGGGTCAGGCAAATCTGTATGTATTAATAGTCTTATAATGAGCATGTTATATAACGCATATCCAACTGAAGTTCAATTTCTGATGATAGATCCAAAAATGGTGGAATTAGCTGCTTTTTCAGATATTCCTCAGCTCATAACTCCAATAGTAACTGATGCAAAGAAAGCAGCTAATGCTTTGAAATGGATCGTGGGAGAGATGGAGGATAGATATCAAAAGCTTGCAAAAGCAGGCGTACGCAATATCATTGGATATAACAAGATAGTTTCCGAATCAAATGGATCTCAGGAACATATGGAGAACATGCCGTATATTGTTGTAATTATTGACGAATTAGCAGATTTAATGAGTGTAGCGCGTAGAGATGTTGAAGATTCAATTACAAGACTGGCGCAACTCTCAAGAGCTGCTGGAATTCATATTATTCTGGCTACTCAGAGACCATCTGTTGATGTAATAACAGGTGTTATTAAAGCTAATTTTCCATGTAGACTCTCGTTTCAGGTTTCTTCTAAGGTGGATTCCAGAACTGTTCTTGATATGAATGGAGCAGAGGTTCTCCTTGGCAAAGGAGATATGTTATTTCTGCCTGCCGGCTTACCAAAGCCTGTGAGGGCACAGGCGTGCTTTGTATCTGATAAGGAAATATCAAGGACGGTTAACTTCCTAAAGAAGCAGGCGGGCCCTTCATACAGGAAGGAGATTCTAGAAGAACCTCGGGTTGAAAATGGACAAGAGGAATTATTTGAAAAAGACGAACTGTTTGAAGATGCAGTCAAAGTAGTTTTAGATACACGTCAGGCTTCCTCGTCGGTCCTGCAGCGCCGTCTCAGGATCGGATACGCAAGAGCGGCGAGACTTATTGATATGATGGAAGCTGAAGACATTGTAGGCCACCTCAAAGGCAGTAAAGGCAGAGAAATCCTCATAGACTCTTATGAATCGGAAGAATAA
- a CDS encoding M15 family metallopeptidase, with the protein MKKHKKTENDAKRMYWKDQMEKAYTMMMDVRNYPVEECMEALVLLQEAVSGTGVDVVFSTTKISNKYNRLFYLREGLLDDFLKIAQDMNDNDWVLKVEDAFRTLQMQRHLARAEYTFDVILNRVIWESKGTIPSSDFLMRRLTALVATTAKIGTHISGSAIDISVLDMNTRQEIDRGGPYIELSELTPMNSPFVSRKARENRIKITNIMSRNGFTAYPFEFWHYSKGDAYDHYLNKTGRSARYGPVDWDRSTNTLNPVPDPCKPLITLDEIQEHIKKVVERSDLQKTDRSVIY; encoded by the coding sequence ATGAAGAAACATAAAAAAACTGAGAATGATGCAAAACGCATGTATTGGAAGGATCAGATGGAGAAAGCGTATACAATGATGATGGATGTGCGTAATTATCCAGTTGAGGAATGTATGGAAGCATTAGTCTTATTGCAAGAGGCTGTTTCAGGGACAGGGGTAGACGTTGTGTTTTCAACAACGAAAATTTCAAATAAATACAATCGCCTATTTTACCTTCGTGAAGGATTGCTTGATGATTTTCTCAAAATAGCACAGGATATGAATGATAATGACTGGGTATTGAAAGTGGAGGATGCATTTCGGACCCTTCAGATGCAAAGACATCTTGCACGCGCAGAGTACACCTTTGATGTTATTCTAAATCGTGTTATATGGGAATCCAAGGGTACTATCCCATCGTCTGATTTTCTTATGCGTCGTCTCACTGCTCTCGTTGCCACTACGGCTAAAATAGGAACACACATTTCTGGAAGCGCAATTGACATTTCTGTTCTGGATATGAATACGAGGCAAGAGATTGATAGAGGTGGTCCATATATAGAGCTTTCAGAATTAACGCCTATGAATTCTCCGTTTGTCTCCAGGAAAGCCCGGGAAAACCGCATTAAAATCACAAATATAATGAGCCGTAACGGCTTTACAGCCTACCCGTTTGAGTTCTGGCATTATAGTAAAGGAGACGCATATGATCACTATTTAAATAAAACTGGCAGGTCTGCTCGTTATGGGCCCGTAGACTGGGACCGGAGTACAAATACACTAAACCCCGTTCCTGATCCATGTAAGCCACTAATTACACTTGATGAAATTCAGGAACACATAAAAAAGGTAGTGGAACGATCCGATTTACAGAAAACAGATCGCTCTGTTATCTATTAA
- a CDS encoding type II toxin-antitoxin system RelE/ParE family toxin encodes MTVPVLQSPLFSRQKKKLHKNQIEVLDREIKKLIKNPEVGEQKKGDLKGIWIHKFKVGPQLLLLAYQWDSKVRYLIALNTHEGFYKSLKRYLR; translated from the coding sequence GTGACGGTTCCTGTTTTACAATCTCCTTTATTCTCTAGGCAGAAAAAGAAACTTCATAAAAATCAAATAGAAGTATTGGATAGAGAAATTAAAAAGCTTATCAAAAATCCTGAAGTCGGCGAACAAAAAAAGGGAGATTTAAAGGGGATATGGATACATAAATTTAAGGTAGGTCCCCAACTATTGCTCCTTGCTTACCAGTGGGATTCCAAAGTTAGATATTTGATCGCACTAAATACCCACGAGGGGTTTTATAAAAGTTTAAAACGATATCTGAGGTAA
- a CDS encoding class I SAM-dependent methyltransferase, which yields MQEKITFSFGKNWQNFLISLSEDKFRNAKLSLTEFLGLENMQGKSFLDVGCGSGLFSYAAFSLGADKIVSFDLDTFSVECCRHLRKKANNPENWEVFEGSVVNNDFISRLGKFDIVYAWGVLHHTGRMWEAINSATDLVKLNGLFGIAIYNQTLMSNFWLKYKRLYNKSRRIKKSIMVWIIFLPRVLARLIKFKHPFKEKRGMSIYYDAVDWAGGFPYEFAPYKEVCSYIESRGFDLLKCNRTNSIGCNEFLFKRIVD from the coding sequence GTGCAAGAAAAGATAACTTTTTCATTTGGTAAAAATTGGCAAAATTTTTTAATAAGTCTTAGTGAGGATAAATTTAGAAATGCAAAATTATCCCTTACTGAATTTTTGGGGCTAGAGAATATGCAGGGCAAAAGCTTTTTGGATGTGGGTTGTGGCAGCGGTCTTTTTTCCTATGCTGCTTTTAGTCTTGGTGCTGATAAGATTGTTAGTTTTGATCTGGACACTTTCTCAGTAGAATGTTGTAGACATCTCCGCAAAAAAGCAAACAATCCTGAGAATTGGGAAGTTTTTGAAGGTTCAGTTGTTAATAATGATTTTATTTCTAGATTAGGGAAGTTTGACATTGTTTATGCTTGGGGAGTTCTGCATCATACAGGCAGGATGTGGGAAGCGATAAATAGTGCAACTGACTTAGTCAAGCTTAATGGTCTATTTGGTATTGCTATTTACAACCAGACGCTGATGTCAAATTTCTGGTTGAAATATAAACGCTTGTACAATAAATCAAGAAGGATCAAGAAAAGCATTATGGTATGGATTATTTTTCTTCCCAGAGTCCTAGCGAGACTAATCAAATTCAAACATCCATTTAAGGAAAAAAGGGGAATGTCTATTTATTATGATGCCGTTGATTGGGCAGGGGGATTCCCATATGAATTCGCTCCATATAAGGAAGTATGTTCATATATAGAATCACGGGGATTTGATTTATTAAAATGCAATAGAACAAATTCAATTGGATGTAATGAGTTTCTGTTTAAGAGGATAGTAGATTAA